The following coding sequences lie in one Scatophagus argus isolate fScaArg1 chromosome 9, fScaArg1.pri, whole genome shotgun sequence genomic window:
- the LOC124065420 gene encoding uncharacterized protein LOC124065420 has product MFKREQISVRFDTSEVLSPGTTMSPVLLLFLLPTTLSSESTSTQAETSTGLKFIVAFPENIAYYHPDQPQNKVRITALYHNTELIIKMNTSHIQTEILNARQTWEFAPDAKLELDRSEIANKTLLITSDKLITVHVVSLKSNSMQTILITPADRLGTEYLIPPVPMIEGTTHPVDMVMRDVAERGPFKLIIINVDQENTVTVQGAVSKVVSLQPYQVAQIWVKTEDILRTVKADQPVAVLFGHSCAIRYNCTCGQLYTLLPSAREEQQKFYIPPVLAKGAEDETFVLLSTQVSPFNSNSGLVMTAGTAMLYRPGLLLPLIPEIDFAACSVVSFITSVQNFAVIVVHKDFTDGVHVGSRPLESPEWQQLQGTELVSTSVVLASNQTVIWHSFSKMAVYFLGKKAGAVFGHPAAVVSKIPDIRGCVVSPEVVKIGQHAGSWQESLKYCKDNNLELVSFPKAQLQRQIYDKIVQAKNDSLQVVWIGMRRSSQTGEWYWLSRDPVTDTNWGDGEPGMVHDGQCAIMSLERSKDFGWSDENCCKNIHPLCYSSPVLLSV; this is encoded by the exons ATGTTcaaaagagaacaaatttcaGTGAGGTTCGACACGTCTGAAGTCTTAAGTCCTGGTACCACCATGAGTCCTGTGCTGCTCCTGTTCCTGCtgccaacaactctgagctcAG aaTCCACATCCACTCAAGCTGAAACCAGCACTGGTCTGAAATTCATTGTTGCTTTTCCAGAGAACATTGCCTATTATCATCCTGATCAGCCCCAAAACAAGGTCAGAATCACTGCCTTGTACCACAACACTGAGCTCATCATCAAAATGAATACATCACATATCCAAACAGAGATCCTGAATGCTAGACAGACCTGGGAATTTGCACCTGATGCGAAACTGGAGCTTGACAGGTCTGAAATTGCCAACAAAACTCTACTAATTACCAGTGACAAGTTAATTACCGTCCATGTTGTCAGCCTTAAAAGCAACAGTATGCAGACAATTCTGATTACCCCTGCTGACCGACTGGGCACAGAGTACCTCATCCCACCAGTGCCCATGATTGAAGGAACTACTCACCCAGTGGACATGGTGATGAGAGATGTAGCAGAAAGAGGTCCATTCAAACTCATTATCATCAACGTAGACCAAGAAAACACAGTAACTGTTCAAGGTGCAGTATCCAAGGTTGTTTCACTTCAGCCCTACCAGGTTGCTCAGATCTGGGTGAAAACAGAGGACATACTGAGAACTGTGAAAGCTGATCAGCCAGTGGCAGTCCTCTTCGGTCACTCCTGTGCCATCCGGTACAACTGCACCTGTGGGCAGCTGTACACCCTGCTGCCGTCAgccagagaagagcagcagaagTTCTACATTCCTCCTGTTCTGGCCAAAGGTGCTGAAGATGAaacttttgttcttctttccaCCCAAGTGAGCCCCTTTAATTCAAACTCAGGGCTAGTTATGACAGCAGGCACAGCCATGCTCTACCGTCCAGGCTTACTCCTCCCTCTGATCCCTGAGATTGACTTTGCTGCCTGTTCTGTAGTCAGCTTCATCACCAGCGTGCAGAACTTTGCTGTGATTGTGGTCCACAAGGATTTTACTGATGGGGTTCATGTTGGAAGTCGTCCTTTGGAGAGTCCTGAGTGGCAGCAGCTGCAAGGGACAGAGTTGGTTTCCACATCTGTTGTTCTGGCGTCAAACCAGACAGTCATCTGGCACTCTTTCTCTAAAATGGCCGTCTACTTTCTGGGAAAGAAGGCAGGTGCTGTGTTTGGGCACCCAGCAGCCGTCGTCAGTAAAATCCCAG ATATCAGAGGTTGTGTCGTGTCTCCAGAAGTTGTAAAAATTGGACAACATGCAGGCAGCTGGCAAGAATCCCTGAAGTACTGCAAAgacaacaacctggagctggTCAGTTTCCCCAAGGCTCAACTTCAGAGACAGATTTATGACAAAATTGTCCAGGCCAAGAATGACAGTCTGCAGGTTGTGTGGATTGGCATGCGTCGGAGCTCCCAGACTGGGGAATGGTACTGGCTGAGCAGAGATCCAGTCACTGACACCAACTGGG